One Deinococcus sp. LM3 genomic region harbors:
- the tsaD gene encoding tRNA (adenosine(37)-N6)-threonylcarbamoyltransferase complex transferase subunit TsaD produces MSVSAASLPSVPPGPVRVLGIDTSCDDTGVGIVELLPDGRVNLLANRVWSQTVHARYGGVMPELASREHVERIDEVMGDALREAGLTVSDIGAVAATSGPGLVGALLVGLMYGKGLAQALNVPFHAAHHLEGHIFAAASEAELRAPFLALVVSGGHTHLFDVPRDGEYVLVGATMDDAAGEAFDKIARLAGLGYPGGPAISEAATRGNPDAVPFKEPLQGQKTFNFSFSGLKTAALLAHRGGAAPEDLAASFQQAAVKVLVKTTSRAAHAHGRGTVVVSGGVAANTALREAFRATDLNVVFPGRGLNTDNGAMIALAGAAAIRAGRPASPLDGGATAYAPLANA; encoded by the coding sequence ATGAGTGTTTCTGCCGCCTCCCTGCCGTCCGTTCCGCCTGGGCCTGTCCGTGTTCTGGGAATAGACACCTCCTGTGACGACACCGGGGTCGGTATCGTGGAACTCCTGCCGGACGGGCGCGTGAACCTGCTGGCGAACCGGGTGTGGTCGCAGACGGTGCATGCCCGCTACGGCGGGGTCATGCCGGAACTGGCGAGCCGCGAGCACGTGGAGCGTATCGACGAGGTCATGGGCGACGCGCTGCGTGAGGCGGGCCTGACCGTGAGCGACATCGGCGCGGTGGCCGCCACGTCCGGCCCCGGCCTGGTCGGCGCGTTGCTGGTCGGCCTGATGTACGGCAAGGGGCTGGCGCAGGCGCTGAACGTGCCGTTCCACGCGGCGCACCACCTGGAAGGGCACATCTTCGCGGCGGCCAGCGAGGCCGAACTGCGCGCCCCCTTCCTGGCGCTGGTGGTCAGCGGCGGCCACACGCACCTGTTCGACGTGCCGCGCGACGGCGAGTACGTGCTGGTCGGCGCGACCATGGACGACGCGGCGGGCGAAGCTTTCGACAAGATCGCCCGGCTGGCCGGGCTGGGCTACCCGGGCGGCCCGGCCATCAGCGAGGCCGCTACGCGCGGCAACCCGGACGCCGTGCCGTTCAAGGAGCCGTTGCAGGGGCAGAAGACCTTCAACTTCAGTTTCAGCGGCCTGAAGACGGCGGCGCTGCTCGCCCACCGGGGAGGGGCCGCGCCGGAAGATCTCGCCGCCAGTTTCCAGCAGGCCGCCGTGAAGGTTCTCGTGAAGACCACGTCCCGCGCCGCGCACGCCCACGGGCGCGGCACCGTCGTCGTGTCCGGCGGCGTCGCCGCGAACACCGCGCTGCGCGAAGCCTTCAGGGCGACCGACCTGAACGTCGTGTTCCCCGGCCGGGGTCTGAACACCGACAACGGCGCCATGATCGCCCTGGCCGGAGCGGCCGCCATCCGCGCCGGCCGGCCCGCCAGCCCACTGGACGGCGGCGCGACCGCCTACGCGCCGCTGGCAAACGCTTAA
- the raiA gene encoding ribosome-associated translation inhibitor RaiA — translation MHIYKLSGRNVEVTDAMRDYVQEKLTRLDRYNDQITDARVTLTVRDVRDSGRRNRVEVQLNVPSGIIRAEEHHADMYAAIDKASDVLERQLRKFKTRYLKSRHEVTPQPEPGPAEADVNAGLDDVSEFMPEIVRMKRFDMRPMSPEDAVAQMEALGHDFYVFMHMQTNTCGVVYRRKDGHYGLIEPSVQ, via the coding sequence GTGCACATCTACAAGCTGTCAGGCCGGAACGTTGAAGTCACCGACGCCATGCGTGATTACGTGCAGGAGAAACTCACGCGACTGGACCGTTACAACGATCAGATCACTGACGCGCGCGTCACCCTGACCGTCCGTGACGTGCGGGACTCCGGCCGGCGAAACAGGGTCGAGGTGCAGCTGAACGTCCCCAGCGGCATCATCCGCGCCGAGGAACACCACGCGGACATGTACGCCGCCATCGACAAGGCCAGCGACGTGCTCGAACGCCAGCTGCGCAAATTCAAGACCCGTTACCTCAAGAGCCGCCACGAGGTCACGCCCCAGCCTGAACCCGGCCCCGCCGAGGCGGACGTGAACGCCGGCCTGGACGACGTGAGCGAGTTCATGCCCGAGATCGTCCGCATGAAACGCTTCGACATGCGACCCATGAGCCCCGAGGACGCCGTGGCGCAGATGGAAGCACTGGGTCACGACTTCTACGTGTTCATGCACATGCAGACGAACACCTGCGGCGTCGTGTACCGCCGCAAGGACGGCCACTACGGCCTGATCGAACCCAGCGTGCAGTGA
- a CDS encoding butyrate kinase: MIAHVINPGTSGIKLACASIEPSENPALPGQLRLTLTRADLPLVIPPTAEQVPDLARAVLALTADWPAPDAIVGRGGLIGQVATGTYRVTPELSAYAVSGSGATYPPNLGGPLALATAQERGVPAFIVDPQSADELLPEARLTGLRGVRRTAEFHALNARAVARRAAHEVGKRFQDARVIVAHLGATTSVTAFDCGRAIDTTGTGPDGGPMGAMQSGPIPPRALLALARDLGEAGTLTRLSSEGGFLALTGSRDLRDLEQRLPGDADVQAVAAAFVHQVCKALGEQTGALSGRPDALVITGGIARWDELADRIERRVAWIAPVLVIPGELELEALAEGAGRVLLGLEQARDWHPPRPAGS; this comes from the coding sequence GTGATCGCCCATGTGATCAATCCAGGAACCAGTGGGATCAAGCTCGCCTGCGCGAGCATCGAACCCAGCGAGAATCCGGCGCTGCCCGGACAGCTTCGCCTGACCCTCACGCGCGCCGACCTGCCGCTGGTCATCCCGCCCACCGCCGAACAGGTCCCGGACCTCGCCCGCGCCGTGCTGGCCCTGACCGCCGACTGGCCCGCCCCGGACGCCATCGTCGGGCGCGGCGGCCTGATCGGACAGGTCGCCACCGGCACGTACCGCGTCACGCCGGAACTCTCCGCGTACGCCGTCAGCGGCAGCGGCGCCACCTACCCGCCCAACCTGGGCGGCCCGCTCGCGCTGGCCACCGCGCAGGAACGCGGCGTCCCGGCCTTCATCGTCGACCCGCAGAGCGCCGATGAACTGCTGCCCGAAGCGCGCCTGACCGGCCTGCGGGGCGTGCGCCGCACCGCCGAATTCCACGCCCTGAACGCCCGCGCCGTCGCCCGCCGCGCCGCACACGAGGTCGGCAAACGCTTTCAGGATGCCCGCGTGATCGTCGCGCATCTGGGCGCCACCACCAGCGTCACCGCCTTCGACTGCGGCCGCGCCATCGACACCACCGGCACCGGCCCCGACGGCGGCCCCATGGGCGCCATGCAGAGCGGCCCCATCCCGCCCCGCGCGCTGCTGGCCCTGGCCCGCGACCTGGGCGAGGCCGGCACCCTCACCCGCCTGAGCAGCGAGGGCGGATTCCTGGCCCTGACCGGCAGCCGCGACCTGCGCGACCTGGAACAGCGGCTCCCCGGCGACGCCGACGTGCAGGCCGTCGCCGCCGCGTTCGTGCATCAGGTCTGCAAGGCGCTGGGCGAGCAGACCGGTGCGCTCAGCGGCCGCCCGGACGCCCTGGTCATCACGGGCGGCATTGCCCGCTGGGACGAACTGGCCGACCGCATCGAGCGGCGCGTCGCGTGGATCGCCCCGGTCCTCGTGATCCCCGGCGAACTGGAACTCGAAGCGCTCGCCGAGGGTGCCGGCCGCGTCCTGCTGGGCCTCGAACAGGCCCGCGACTGGCACCCGCCCCGCCCGGCCGGCAGCTGA
- a CDS encoding thiolase family protein codes for MTQPAAPLSLNSLPDRDVVIVAAVRTPIGAIRGSLSTVRPDDLAAHAIREAVARSGVPADQIEEVILGCANQAGEDNRNVARMAALLAGLPDTAAGLTVNRLCASGLSAVNTAARAIRNGDGDVYVAGGVESMTRAPLVMPKGAQAFANGNVTAFDTTLGWRFPNPAMEELFPLEAMGETAENIVGRSREGAYQGGEITREDQDAFALESQRKVMDALNAGRFRDEIVPVQVKGRKGVTVFDTDEHPRVKREGEGFTLATDGATLAGLKPAFRKGGSVTAGNASGLNDGAAALVLMSAAKARELGVTPLARWVGAAAAGVEARVMGLGPIPATRKVLERTGLSVQDLDLIELNEAFAAQALACIRELELPQERVNVNGGAIALGHPLGMSGARLIVALTHELARQGGRYGLATLCVGVGQGEAAIIERVEA; via the coding sequence ATGACCCAGCCCGCTGCCCCCCTCTCCCTGAACAGCCTGCCGGACCGTGACGTGGTGATCGTCGCGGCCGTCCGTACGCCCATCGGCGCCATCCGTGGCAGTCTCTCCACCGTCCGGCCCGACGACCTCGCCGCGCACGCCATCCGCGAGGCCGTCGCGCGCAGCGGCGTCCCGGCCGATCAGATCGAGGAGGTCATTCTCGGCTGCGCGAACCAGGCGGGCGAGGACAACCGCAACGTGGCCCGCATGGCGGCGCTGCTCGCGGGCCTGCCCGACACCGCAGCGGGCCTGACCGTGAACCGCCTGTGCGCCAGTGGCCTCTCGGCCGTGAACACGGCGGCCCGCGCGATCCGCAACGGCGACGGCGACGTGTACGTGGCGGGCGGCGTGGAGAGCATGACCCGCGCGCCGCTCGTGATGCCCAAGGGCGCGCAGGCCTTCGCGAACGGGAACGTCACCGCGTTCGACACCACGCTCGGCTGGCGCTTCCCGAACCCCGCCATGGAGGAATTGTTCCCGCTGGAGGCGATGGGGGAGACCGCCGAGAATATCGTGGGGCGCTCCCGCGAGGGTGCCTACCAGGGCGGTGAGATCACCCGCGAGGACCAGGACGCCTTCGCGCTGGAGTCGCAGCGCAAGGTCATGGACGCCCTGAACGCCGGACGCTTCCGGGACGAGATCGTTCCCGTGCAGGTGAAGGGCCGCAAGGGCGTCACCGTGTTCGACACCGACGAGCACCCGCGCGTGAAGCGGGAGGGCGAAGGCTTCACCCTCGCCACCGACGGGGCCACCCTGGCGGGCCTGAAACCCGCCTTCCGCAAGGGCGGCAGCGTGACCGCCGGGAACGCCAGCGGCCTGAACGACGGCGCGGCGGCCCTGGTCCTGATGAGCGCCGCGAAGGCCCGCGAATTGGGCGTCACGCCGCTGGCCCGCTGGGTGGGCGCGGCAGCGGCAGGCGTGGAGGCGCGCGTGATGGGCCTGGGTCCGATTCCCGCGACCCGCAAGGTTCTGGAACGCACCGGGTTGAGCGTGCAGGATCTGGACCTGATCGAACTGAACGAGGCCTTTGCCGCGCAGGCCCTGGCCTGCATCCGCGAGCTGGAGTTGCCGCAGGAGCGCGTGAACGTGAACGGCGGCGCGATCGCGCTGGGCCACCCGCTGGGCATGAGCGGCGCCCGCCTGATCGTGGCGCTGACGCACGAACTGGCCCGCCAGGGGGGTCGCTACGGACTGGCGACGCTGTGCGTGGGCGTCGGACAGGGCGAGGCGGCCATCATCGAGAGGGTGGAGGCATGA
- a CDS encoding long-chain fatty acid--CoA ligase, translating to MTQPNPTRPWLSSYEPGVPHTFTPSGLTLPDLLRRTAEKYPDRVAMSFIGANTTYGQLYKDAQRFAAALHKMGVRPGDRVSIMLPNTPQFVTSFYGTLLAGAVAVNTSPMYTPSELEHQLKDSGSETLIILDTFYPRYEEIRARVPVKRTLVTGVQDALPFPKNLLYPVKARREGTWVKVPFDERVLSYPKVLASQVAAAAPSVTIRPDDVALLQYTGGTTGVPKGAMLTHGNLVSNCEQARMWMSDLRDGQEVTLAAIPFFHVYGMTVAMNLSVLTGATLALVPNPRDIKMVLSQITSSGATLFPGVPTLYNAINNHPDTPKHNLTSIRACISGSAPLLLETSRRFKEITGGANLVEGYGLTEASPCTHTNPIFGEQREGSIGVPFPGVDSIVVNDDGQIVAPGEVGELWIAGPMIMKGYWQRPDETAKTLREAHGRTWLMTGDMATMDADGYFRIVDRKKDLIIAGGFNIYPREVEEVLMSHPAVLEAAAVGVPDDYRGESVHAVVALKPGATASEADIIAHCKGLLSNYKVPRSVEFRTELPKTAAMKILRRQLAQEARDTQKAKSA from the coding sequence ATGACCCAACCCAACCCCACCCGCCCCTGGCTCAGCAGCTACGAACCCGGCGTGCCCCACACCTTCACGCCCAGCGGCCTGACCCTCCCGGACCTGCTGCGCCGCACCGCCGAGAAGTACCCGGACCGCGTGGCGATGTCCTTCATCGGCGCGAACACCACCTACGGCCAGCTGTACAAGGACGCCCAGCGCTTCGCCGCCGCGCTGCACAAGATGGGCGTGCGCCCCGGCGACCGCGTGTCCATCATGCTGCCGAACACCCCGCAGTTCGTGACCAGCTTCTACGGCACGCTGCTGGCCGGCGCGGTCGCCGTGAACACCAGCCCCATGTACACGCCGTCCGAACTGGAACACCAGCTCAAGGACAGCGGCAGCGAGACGCTGATCATCCTGGACACCTTCTACCCCCGCTACGAGGAGATCCGCGCCCGCGTGCCGGTCAAGCGGACGCTGGTGACCGGCGTGCAGGACGCCCTGCCGTTCCCGAAGAACCTGCTGTACCCGGTCAAGGCGCGCCGCGAGGGCACCTGGGTGAAGGTGCCGTTCGACGAGCGCGTCCTGTCGTACCCGAAGGTGCTGGCCTCCCAGGTGGCGGCCGCCGCGCCCAGCGTCACCATCCGCCCCGACGACGTGGCCCTGCTGCAGTACACGGGCGGCACCACCGGCGTGCCCAAGGGCGCCATGCTGACCCACGGGAACCTCGTGTCGAACTGCGAGCAGGCCCGCATGTGGATGAGTGACCTGCGCGACGGGCAGGAGGTCACGCTGGCCGCCATTCCGTTCTTCCACGTGTACGGCATGACGGTCGCCATGAACCTCAGCGTCCTGACCGGCGCGACCCTGGCGCTGGTGCCCAACCCGCGCGACATCAAGATGGTCCTGTCGCAGATCACGTCGTCCGGCGCCACGCTGTTCCCCGGCGTGCCCACGCTGTACAACGCCATCAACAACCACCCGGACACGCCCAAACACAACCTGACCAGCATCCGTGCGTGCATCAGCGGCAGCGCGCCCCTGCTGCTCGAAACGTCCCGCCGCTTCAAGGAGATCACGGGCGGCGCCAACCTCGTCGAGGGCTACGGCCTGACCGAGGCGAGCCCCTGCACACACACCAACCCCATCTTCGGCGAGCAGCGCGAAGGGAGCATCGGCGTGCCGTTCCCCGGCGTGGACTCCATCGTCGTGAACGACGACGGGCAGATCGTCGCGCCCGGCGAGGTCGGCGAACTGTGGATCGCCGGCCCCATGATCATGAAAGGCTACTGGCAGCGCCCCGACGAGACCGCCAAGACCCTGCGCGAGGCCCACGGCCGCACCTGGCTGATGACCGGCGACATGGCCACCATGGACGCCGACGGGTACTTCCGGATCGTGGACCGCAAGAAGGACCTGATCATCGCCGGGGGCTTCAACATCTACCCCCGCGAGGTCGAGGAAGTCCTGATGAGCCACCCAGCCGTCCTGGAAGCCGCCGCCGTCGGCGTGCCCGACGACTACCGCGGCGAGAGCGTGCACGCCGTCGTGGCCCTGAAACCCGGCGCGACCGCCAGCGAGGCCGACATCATCGCGCACTGCAAGGGCCTGCTCAGCAACTACAAGGTGCCGCGCAGCGTCGAGTTCCGCACCGAACTGCCCAAGACGGCCGCCATGAAGATCCTGCGCCGCCAGCTGGCCCAGGAAGCCCGCGACACCCAGAAGGCCAAGAGCGCCTGA
- a CDS encoding 3-oxoacid CoA-transferase → MKHVPVITATQAAALVKSGQTLLVGGFGMTGNPVHLVHALAETDVRDLTYVANNVGEAGLSGGRLLRNGQLRKAVGSFFTSNREAVAAAQEGRLEVQLIPQGSLAEALRAGGAGIGGFYTPTAAGTVIAGDADVRVLNGREMIFVPALRGDVAFVRAWRADEAGNLQYRLTEQNFNRAMATAADLVIAEVEEIVPVGTIPPEQVHTPGLYVDYLVQATLTAEALGSSADVRGSAKKVDEARMHMARRALQELRRGDVVNLGIGIPTLVADLITPAHGVNLHTENGMLGVGPAPEQGGALDYPVNAGKVPVTALPGASYFDSADSFGMIRGGHVDVAVMGGLQVDAHANLANWAVPGKPLLGVGGAMDLASGARRLIVLMTHTDPDGTPKVVPECTLPLTSRGAVSLIITDRAVFEFRSGQLTLTELMPGATLDEVRVSTGAAFVEALD, encoded by the coding sequence CTGAAGCACGTCCCGGTCATCACCGCCACCCAGGCCGCCGCGCTGGTGAAGTCCGGGCAGACGCTGCTGGTGGGCGGCTTCGGCATGACCGGGAATCCCGTCCACCTCGTGCACGCGCTGGCGGAGACGGACGTGCGCGACCTGACGTACGTGGCCAACAACGTGGGCGAGGCGGGCCTGAGTGGCGGGCGGCTGCTGCGCAACGGGCAACTGCGTAAGGCCGTCGGGTCGTTCTTCACCAGCAACCGCGAGGCGGTGGCGGCCGCGCAGGAGGGCCGCCTGGAGGTGCAGCTCATCCCGCAGGGCAGTCTGGCCGAGGCGCTGCGCGCCGGGGGCGCGGGCATCGGGGGGTTCTACACCCCCACCGCCGCCGGAACCGTCATTGCCGGGGACGCGGACGTGCGGGTCCTGAACGGCCGGGAGATGATCTTCGTGCCCGCCCTGCGCGGCGACGTGGCCTTCGTGCGCGCGTGGCGGGCAGACGAGGCCGGGAACCTCCAGTACCGCCTGACCGAGCAGAACTTCAACCGCGCCATGGCGACCGCCGCCGACCTTGTGATCGCGGAGGTCGAGGAGATCGTCCCGGTCGGCACCATCCCGCCCGAGCAGGTGCACACGCCGGGCCTGTACGTGGATTATCTGGTGCAGGCGACCCTGACCGCCGAGGCGCTGGGCAGCAGCGCGGACGTCAGGGGCAGCGCCAAGAAGGTGGACGAGGCGAGAATGCACATGGCCCGCCGCGCCCTGCAGGAACTGCGGCGCGGGGACGTGGTGAACCTCGGCATCGGCATTCCCACCCTGGTCGCGGACCTGATCACGCCCGCGCACGGCGTGAACCTGCACACCGAGAACGGCATGCTGGGCGTCGGCCCCGCCCCCGAACAGGGCGGCGCGCTCGACTACCCCGTGAACGCCGGGAAGGTCCCGGTCACCGCGCTGCCCGGCGCGAGTTACTTCGACAGCGCCGACAGTTTCGGCATGATCCGGGGCGGGCACGTGGACGTGGCGGTGATGGGCGGCCTGCAGGTGGACGCCCACGCGAACCTCGCGAACTGGGCGGTGCCCGGCAAGCCGCTGCTGGGCGTGGGCGGCGCGATGGACCTCGCCAGCGGCGCGCGGCGCCTGATCGTCCTGATGACCCACACCGACCCCGACGGCACGCCGAAGGTGGTGCCCGAATGCACGCTGCCGCTCACGTCGCGCGGCGCGGTGAGCCTGATCATCACCGACCGGGCCGTATTCGAGTTCCGCTCGGGGCAACTCACCCTGACCGAACTGATGCCCGGCGCCACCCTGGACGAGGTGCGCGTCAGTACCGGCGCGGCGTTTGTCGAGGCCCTGGACTGA
- a CDS encoding TetR/AcrR family transcriptional regulator, protein MKVDRQEQEEARRDRIARAAFELFARSGLDAISAQDIARAAYVSRTNLYRYYPSKVHMLLAHFEKAVQASRDDALERLRAGANPQQVWDKVTGRMADLGVRYRHLVGAVGQAVLGAAPEAERPGATVDRAPGDGLRTALTLAALVQPVLLAMQTQGRLRPEANVNMLSVLLVDAFILALLHGGHRDQRDVLRDWQDRFSLLMHGALAPGVQLRDLDSQN, encoded by the coding sequence GTGAAGGTAGACCGGCAGGAACAGGAAGAGGCGCGCCGCGACCGGATTGCCCGCGCGGCCTTCGAGCTGTTCGCGCGCAGCGGCCTGGACGCCATCAGCGCGCAGGACATCGCGCGCGCCGCGTACGTGAGCCGCACCAACCTGTACCGCTACTACCCCAGCAAGGTGCACATGCTGCTGGCGCACTTCGAGAAGGCGGTGCAGGCCAGCCGGGACGACGCCCTGGAACGCCTGCGGGCCGGCGCAAACCCCCAGCAGGTCTGGGATAAGGTCACGGGCCGCATGGCCGACCTGGGCGTGCGCTACCGCCATCTGGTGGGCGCCGTGGGTCAGGCGGTCCTGGGCGCCGCGCCGGAGGCGGAGAGGCCCGGCGCGACCGTGGACCGCGCGCCCGGCGACGGCCTGCGCACCGCGCTGACCCTGGCGGCGCTGGTGCAGCCCGTGCTGCTGGCCATGCAGACGCAGGGACGCCTGCGCCCGGAGGCGAACGTCAACATGCTGAGCGTGCTGCTGGTGGACGCCTTCATCCTGGCGCTGCTGCACGGCGGGCACCGCGACCAGCGGGACGTGCTGCGCGACTGGCAGGACCGGTTCAGCCTGCTGATGCACGGGGCGCTGGCCCCCGGCGTGCAGTTACGCGACCTGGACAGCCAGAACTGA